The segment CAATCAGCTCCAGGTCTATGCCCTGCTCCTGCTCTACCTGCTGGAGGTGCGCGGCATGCGCGGCCCCATCGTCAAGACCCTGACCACCACGGTGATGGCCTATAAGCTGGCGGAGAAATACGGCCTGCCGGTGTACGAGACCCCGGTGGGGTTCAAATATGTGGGGCCCAAGATGCTGGAAACGGACGCCATCATGGGCGGCGAGGAGAGCGGCGGCTTTGGCTTCAAGGGCCATATCCCGGAGCGCGACGGCATCCTGGCCGGCCTCTTTATCCTGGACCTGATGGTCAAGCTGGGCAAGAAACCCTCGGAGCTGATCGAATATCTGTATGCCCAGGTGGGGCCGCATTACTATGACCGCATTGACGTGCCGTTCCCGCCGGAGCGGCGCGACGAGGTGGTGGCGCGCGTGCGAGAGGCCCACCCGACCCAGATCGCCGGCCTGGCCGTCCGCAGTCTCGACACCACCGACGGTTTCCGCTTCCACCTGGAGGACGGCGGATGGCTGCTCATCCGTTTCTCCGGCACGGAGCCTATCATCCGGGTGTACACGGAGACCACGCACCAGGATAAGGTGCAGAAAATCCTGGAAGAGGGCCTGGCCCTGGCCGGCCTGCAGGCGCCCAGGAAATAGCGGCCGCTATGTTGGTGGATACCCATGCCCATCTGGACTTCGACGATTTCGACGCCGATCGCGAGGAGGTGATCCGGCGGGCCCGGGAGGCCGGCGTGGCGTATATCATCAACCCGGGAGCCGACCTGGAATCGAGCCGGCGGGCAATCGCCTTGGCCGAATCGCACCCGGGGATTTTCGCCGCCGTGGGGATTCATCCCCATGAGGCGAGCAGTCTGACGGACGATGCCTGGCAGGAACTGCGCCGGCTGGCCCAGCACCCGCGCGTGGTCGCCATCGGCGAGATCGGGCTGGACTACTACCGCGACCTGTCGCCGCGGCCCATCCAGCAGGCGGCGTTCCGCCGGCAGTTGGCGCTGGCCGCGGAACTGGGTCTGCCGGTCATCATCCATGACCGCGACGCCCATGAGGATGTGCTGGCCATACTGGGACAATGGCGCGCGGAAGGGCATGACCTGCCGATACTTTTCCACGCCTTTTCGGGCGACCTGGGGATCGCGCAGCGCGTGCTGAAACTGGGCGGCTATATCGCCATCGGGGGGCCGGTAACTTTCACCAACGCGCGCCGTCTGCCGGCCATGCTCCCGCAGTTGCCGCTGGAGCGGCTGGTGGTGGAGACCGACTGCCCATACCTGGCGCCGCACCCATATCGGGGTCAGCGCAATGAGCCGGCCTACCTGCCGTTGGTAGTCGAAAAGATGGCATCTCTATGCCAGCGGCCGGCGGAGGAAATTGCCCGGCTGACGACGGAGAATGCTCGCCGGCTGTTCCGACTGCCGGCATAAACTGCCTGGACTGGGAATACTTGTCGTATGAAGGAGTGCCTGTGGAGCTGGCGGTAAAAGACATTCTGGCGACGATCCAACCGACGTTACTCCTGGTGGAGGAGAAACTGCGCGAAGGGGTGGACGAGATGTTCCTGCCCCTGGGGCAGGGCCTCCGCAATTTGCTGGACAGCGGCGGCAAGCGCCTGCGGCCGGCACTGGTCATCTTTGCCTCGCGCATTCACCCCGGCGCGCCGCTGGAACGGGTCATCTCCCTGGCGGCCTCGGTGGAGACCCTGCACACGGCCACGCTGGTGCATGATGACCTGATTGATGGGGCGACGGTGCGGCGCGGCCGGCGCACCCTCAACGCCACCTGGCCGGCGTCCGCCACGGTGCTGGCCGGCGATTACCTTTTCGCTCGCGCCGCCAAGTTCGCCGCGGAAACCGAGAATACCCGCGTCGTCACCATCTTTGCCGAGACGCTGATGACCATCTGCGAGGGGGAGCTGTATCAGCTCTTCGGCGCCTATCACCTGGACCAGGACCTGGAGAGCTACTACCGGCGCATCTTCAGCAAGACCGCCTCGCTGTTCGCCGCTTCCACGGAAGCCGGCGCTACCCTCAGCGGCGCCGACGCGGCCACCATCCAGGCACTGCGGGAATACGGGAAGAACCTGGGCATGTCCTTCCAGATCCAGGACGATCTGCTGGATATCGTCGGTGACGAGCGCCGGCTGGGCAAACCGACCGGCAGTGACCTGCGCCAGGGCATCGTCACCCTGCCGGTGTACTATTTCCTGCGTCATTACCCGGACGAACGGGAGCGCCTGGAGCGCGCCCTGCAGGCGGAGCCGGCGGAGCGAGAGCGCGCCATTGCCGAGATCGTGGAGGATATCCGCTCTTCGCCGGCGGTGGAGGACTGCCGGCGCGAGGCCGGCCAGTTCGCCGAACGCGCCCGCCAGGCCCTGGCCCCGCTCCCCGATGTCGAGGAGAAGCGCTATCTGCTGGCGTTGGTCACCGCCTTGCTTGACCGCGACGTATGAATGAGACCACTGCCTCCGCACATGCCTCATCCGCTGACGCTGACCTTTCCATCATTATTGTAAGCTGGAACGTGCGGGAGCTCCTGCGGCGCTGTCTGGGCTCCATCACTGCCAGCATGGGCGGCCTGCCGGCCCACGGCCCCCGCCCGTACGAGGTCATCGTGGTGGACAACGCCTCGCAGGATGCCACCGCGGAGATGGTGCGCTCGGAGTTCCCCTGGGTGCAGTTGATCGCCAATACGGAGAACGCCGGCTTCACGCGCGCCAATAATCAGGCCCTCCGCCTCGCTCGCGGCCGCTATATCCTCCTCCTGAACCCGGATACCGAGATTGTGGGAGATGCTCTGCCAGCCATGCTGGCCTACATGGACGCCCACCCGGACATCGGGGGGCTGGGGCCGCAACTGCGTTTCCCCGACGGCCGGCGGCAGTCCTCGCGCCGGCGCTTCCCCACCTATGCGACAGCCTTTGTGGAGAGCACCCCCCTCCAGCGCTGGTTCCCGCATGCCCGGCTCCTTCAGCGCTACCATATGGCCGATGTGC is part of the Anaerolineae bacterium genome and harbors:
- a CDS encoding glycosyltransferase family 2 protein; amino-acid sequence: MNETTASAHASSADADLSIIIVSWNVRELLRRCLGSITASMGGLPAHGPRPYEVIVVDNASQDATAEMVRSEFPWVQLIANTENAGFTRANNQALRLARGRYILLLNPDTEIVGDALPAMLAYMDAHPDIGGLGPQLRFPDGRRQSSRRRFPTYATAFVESTPLQRWFPHARLLQRYHMADVPDDQPHAVDWLVGACLLLRREVVERVGLLDERFFMYSEELDYAWRMRQAGWPLVYFPEAAVIHHEAQSSGQVAAERLILFHTSKVEFFRKWFGRRRGEILRGFLLACFAWEWCVEGVKALLGHKRPMRMARMRAYARVLRSGLRPASLPAPAGALPHAHLD
- a CDS encoding polyprenyl synthetase family protein, yielding MPVELAVKDILATIQPTLLLVEEKLREGVDEMFLPLGQGLRNLLDSGGKRLRPALVIFASRIHPGAPLERVISLAASVETLHTATLVHDDLIDGATVRRGRRTLNATWPASATVLAGDYLFARAAKFAAETENTRVVTIFAETLMTICEGELYQLFGAYHLDQDLESYYRRIFSKTASLFAASTEAGATLSGADAATIQALREYGKNLGMSFQIQDDLLDIVGDERRLGKPTGSDLRQGIVTLPVYYFLRHYPDERERLERALQAEPAERERAIAEIVEDIRSSPAVEDCRREAGQFAERARQALAPLPDVEEKRYLLALVTALLDRDV
- a CDS encoding TatD family hydrolase is translated as MLVDTHAHLDFDDFDADREEVIRRAREAGVAYIINPGADLESSRRAIALAESHPGIFAAVGIHPHEASSLTDDAWQELRRLAQHPRVVAIGEIGLDYYRDLSPRPIQQAAFRRQLALAAELGLPVIIHDRDAHEDVLAILGQWRAEGHDLPILFHAFSGDLGIAQRVLKLGGYIAIGGPVTFTNARRLPAMLPQLPLERLVVETDCPYLAPHPYRGQRNEPAYLPLVVEKMASLCQRPAEEIARLTTENARRLFRLPA